From Pseudomonas sp. AN-1:
CGCGAACAGTGGATGGCCGCCGGCGTCGCCCTGCTGCTGCCGGCCATGGCCTGGCTGCTGCTCGGCCACGACCCGCTGGCCCAGCGCCTCGCGCGCCTGCAGACCGAGCGCCAGGGCGCCGAGACCCGCCTGCTCGAGGCACGCAGCGCCGATGCCGAACTGCAGGCGCGCGCCGCCGTCGACCCGGACCGGGCGCTGCGCCAGGCGCTGCTCGCGGCCCAGGCGCTGCGCGAGCGCCAGCTCGCCGGTCTGGAGGAGGAGACGGCCGCGCTGATCGACCCGCAGCGCATGCGGCAGGTGTTGCAGGAACTGCTGCAGAGCCGTCCGCAACTGCGTCTGCTGGCTCTGGAGAGTTTCTCCGCGCCGCTCGAGCTGCCCGCCGCCCTGCCGGAGGGCGAGCACCAGCCGGCCGCCGCCGAGCGGGAGCAGCCGGACGCCGTGCCGGTGCTCTACCGCCACGGCATGCGCCTGACCCTGGAGGGCAGCTACTTCGAGCTGCGCGACTACCTGCGCGGCATCGAGCAGCAGAGCCGCCAGCCCGGCGGCCGCCGCCTGTTCTGGGAGCGCCTCGACTACCAGGTCGGCGAGGCCGGCCCCGGCAAGGCGCGCATCGTCATCGAGCTGTACACCCTCAGCCGTCATGCGGGGTGGGTCGGTGTCTAGGATCCTGCTGCTGATCGCCTGCCTGCTGGCGCTGCCGGTGCGCGCCGCCCTCGACCCGACCCTGCCGCCGGCGGCTGCCAGCGCGCCGGCAGCCGCCGGCGAGGCGGCGCCGGTGCCGCTGCTGCAGGCCATCCTGCGCGGCCCGGCCGGCGCGCGCGCGGTGATCGGCGGGCGCAGCCTCGAGGTCGGCGAACGCCACGGCGACTGG
This genomic window contains:
- a CDS encoding MSHA biogenesis protein MshJ, producing MSDLAQRWQGLSAREQWMAAGVALLLPAMAWLLLGHDPLAQRLARLQTERQGAETRLLEARSADAELQARAAVDPDRALRQALLAAQALRERQLAGLEEETAALIDPQRMRQVLQELLQSRPQLRLLALESFSAPLELPAALPEGEHQPAAAEREQPDAVPVLYRHGMRLTLEGSYFELRDYLRGIEQQSRQPGGRRLFWERLDYQVGEAGPGKARIVIELYTLSRHAGWVGV
- a CDS encoding Type II secretory pathway component; translated protein: MSRILLLIACLLALPVRAALDPTLPPAAASAPAAAGEAAPVPLLQAILRGPAGARAVIGGRSLEVGERHGDWRVLAIRARSVLIERQGQRSELHLSQPIVTPATRSPSR